The Oceanicaulis sp. nucleotide sequence ATGGATCATGACCCTGACCATGCTCGCCGGCCGGCTGGAGATCATGGTGATGCTGGTCATGCTCGCGCCGGGGTTCTGGCGGAGATAGGCGCTCAATCGTTCGCCTTGCCGGCCTGGTCGATCTCCTCGGCGGAGAAGGCCCATTCGCGATTGCAGTACTCGCAGGTCATCGCGACCGTGCCGTCCTGCCGGCTCATATGCTCGCGGTCTTCGCTGGGAAAGCGGGCGAGCAGTTCGGCCAGGCGTTCGCGCTCGCAGGTGCAGCGGCGCTCGACCGGCCGGCTTTCCTCGATGCGCACGCCCTCTTCGTGGAAGAGGCGGTAAAGAAGCCGGCCCGAGCTGACGGACGGATCGATCAGCTCGTCGTCTTCCAGCGTGTCGAACAGGGCGCGCGCATGGTCGAAGTCCGCGCTGGCGTCGCCGCGCGCCTCGTCGCCGGCGATGCGCTGGATCAGCGCGCCGCCCGCCCGCCACAGGGTCTGGCCGCCCTCGAGCATCTGACGGCCGACCGCCAGGCGCAGGCGCGAGGGCACCTGTTCGGACTGGGCGAAATAGTGCTCGGCGCTGTGCAGAAGGCTGTCGCCGGAGATTTCCGTGACGCCCTGATAGCGCTCCATGCCGGGGCCGGGATCGACGGTCATGGCGAAATGCCCGCCGCCCAGCAGCATCTCCGCGCCCACCGGGCCGCCATGGACGGTCTCAA carries:
- a CDS encoding Hsp33 family molecular chaperone, encoding MAEDGFTPAPDDFGAGDDSVTTFQLEGRSVRGRVVRLGRTADLILSSHDYPESVARLIGEAALIAALIGDSLKFKGKLIVQASGPGSTGRQVEGEGAVAFVVADYVPGEGVRGYAKFDADRVKTLETVHGGPVGAEMLLGGGHFAMTVDPGPGMERYQGVTEISGDSLLHSAEHYFAQSEQVPSRLRLAVGRQMLEGGQTLWRAGGALIQRIAGDEARGDASADFDHARALFDTLEDDELIDPSVSSGRLLYRLFHEEGVRIEESRPVERRCTCERERLAELLARFPSEDREHMSRQDGTVAMTCEYCNREWAFSAEEIDQAGKAND